A section of the Bacteroidota bacterium genome encodes:
- the gpmI gene encoding 2,3-bisphosphoglycerate-independent phosphoglycerate mutase, producing MNRHLLLILDGYGIAEDPSVSAIDAAAKPFLDYLFATAPHSTLEASGRAVGLPAGLMGNSEVGHTNLGAGRVVYQEISRIDKAIEDGTFFENDVLTGAARHAKANGTTLHLLGLVSDGGVHSHLDHLVALLDLAKREGLTGDQVVVHAFTDGRDTAPEGGVGYLRSVQAAMDRLGVGVVGSVVGRYWAMDRDRRWPRIRKAYDLLTRGEVGDDGTTTDDVVGALEAQYAAGTTDEFAAPVLAEGTPRITSGDAVLVYNFRADRARQLTSAFTGTLLPDYDALTDEIPVAGDLDLHYATFTPYHKAFDVPVAFPKQDLTDTLGETVAKAGGTQLRAAETEKYPHVTFFFNGGKEVEFEGEARILVNSPKVATYDLQPEMSAPELAEKVSAHLRDATPDLVVLNFANPDMVGHTGVFEAAVKAVEAVDGCAKQVVETARELGYTVQVIADHGNADRMRNPDGSAHTAHTTVLVPHLLLRTDPATGELWQGALRPGKLGDIAPTILTLMGLAIPAAMTGEVLVDV from the coding sequence GTGAACCGCCACCTGCTCCTCATCCTCGACGGCTATGGGATCGCCGAGGACCCGTCCGTCTCCGCCATCGACGCCGCCGCGAAGCCGTTTCTCGACTACCTCTTCGCCACCGCGCCACACTCGACGTTGGAGGCATCAGGGCGGGCCGTTGGCCTGCCTGCTGGGCTGATGGGCAACTCGGAGGTCGGCCACACCAACCTCGGCGCGGGGCGCGTGGTCTACCAGGAGATCAGCCGCATCGACAAGGCCATTGAGGACGGCACCTTCTTCGAGAACGACGTGCTCACGGGCGCGGCGCGGCACGCGAAGGCCAACGGTACCACGCTCCACCTGCTCGGCCTCGTCTCCGACGGTGGCGTCCACAGCCACCTCGACCACCTCGTGGCGCTGCTCGACCTCGCAAAGCGCGAGGGGCTCACCGGCGACCAGGTCGTCGTGCACGCCTTCACGGACGGCCGCGACACCGCGCCCGAGGGCGGCGTGGGGTACCTCCGCAGCGTGCAGGCCGCGATGGACCGCCTCGGCGTGGGCGTCGTCGGCAGCGTCGTCGGGCGCTACTGGGCGATGGACCGCGACCGCCGCTGGCCGCGCATCCGCAAGGCCTACGACCTCCTCACGAGGGGCGAGGTCGGCGACGATGGCACCACCACGGACGATGTCGTCGGTGCGCTGGAGGCGCAGTATGCCGCCGGGACGACCGACGAGTTTGCCGCGCCGGTCCTCGCCGAGGGCACGCCGCGCATCACAAGCGGCGACGCCGTGCTGGTCTACAACTTCCGCGCGGACCGCGCCCGCCAACTCACGAGCGCGTTCACGGGCACGCTGCTCCCCGACTACGACGCGCTGACCGACGAAATCCCCGTGGCGGGCGACCTCGACCTGCACTACGCTACGTTCACGCCCTACCACAAGGCGTTCGACGTCCCTGTTGCCTTCCCGAAGCAGGATCTCACGGACACGCTCGGCGAGACCGTGGCAAAGGCCGGCGGCACGCAGCTCCGCGCAGCAGAGACCGAGAAGTATCCCCACGTCACGTTCTTCTTCAACGGCGGCAAGGAAGTCGAATTCGAGGGCGAGGCGCGCATCCTCGTCAACTCGCCCAAGGTGGCGACCTACGACCTCCAGCCGGAGATGAGCGCGCCGGAGCTCGCCGAGAAGGTCAGCGCCCACCTGCGCGACGCGACGCCGGACCTCGTGGTGCTCAACTTCGCCAACCCGGACATGGTCGGCCACACGGGCGTCTTCGAGGCGGCGGTGAAGGCGGTCGAGGCCGTCGATGGGTGCGCGAAGCAGGTCGTGGAGACGGCGCGCGAACTCGGCTACACGGTCCAGGTCATCGCCGACCATGGCAACGCCGACCGCATGCGCAACCCCGATGGCTCGGCGCACACGGCGCACACGACCGTCCTCGTCCCGCACCTGCTGCTCCGCACCGACCCGGCGACGGGCGAGCTATGGCAGGGGGCCCTCCGCCCCGGCAAGCTTGGCGACATCGCCCCGACCATCCTCACGCTCATGGGCCTCGCCATCCCAGCAGCAATGACCGGCGAGGTGCTCGTGGACGTGTAG
- a CDS encoding choice-of-anchor V domain-containing protein: MLRLATALVLVALVVFTMPDEAATFSSGAPANRSGAPGESTCATAGCHSSFGLNSGTGSVTIDAPDGFVPGEALTFTVSVDNTTPAAPQRRNGFQTSVKDDAGNDVGTLELVDPSVTRFSGTDHVTHTSSGTSVSSWQVRWVAPAESPGQVTIYAAGNAANGNGASSGDFIYTTSQTLGLATNVEDGVPDVVVLDAVWPNPTRGAATLSFALAAPTDVTVTLVDGLGRTVVEAQRGALGAGAQTVALDASGLVPGVYFAAVTVGGGTTPESRRVLPLTVAR, from the coding sequence ATGCTCCGCCTCGCTACGGCTCTCGTCCTCGTCGCCCTCGTCGTCTTCACGATGCCCGACGAGGCGGCCACCTTCTCGTCGGGTGCACCGGCGAACCGCTCTGGCGCCCCCGGCGAATCGACCTGTGCCACGGCCGGATGCCACAGCAGCTTCGGCCTCAACAGCGGCACGGGCAGCGTCACGATCGACGCGCCCGATGGCTTCGTGCCAGGTGAGGCTCTTACCTTCACGGTCTCGGTCGACAACACGACGCCCGCAGCTCCCCAGCGTAGAAACGGCTTCCAGACATCGGTGAAGGACGACGCCGGCAACGACGTGGGCACGCTCGAACTCGTAGACCCGTCGGTGACGCGCTTCTCGGGCACGGATCACGTCACCCATACGTCGTCGGGCACCTCGGTCTCGTCGTGGCAGGTGCGTTGGGTCGCGCCCGCTGAGTCGCCAGGGCAGGTGACGATCTACGCAGCGGGCAACGCGGCTAACGGCAACGGCGCGTCCAGCGGCGATTTCATCTACACGACCTCGCAGACCCTTGGCCTCGCCACCAACGTCGAGGACGGCGTGCCGGACGTGGTGGTGCTCGACGCGGTGTGGCCCAACCCAACGCGCGGGGCGGCGACGCTCTCGTTCGCGCTCGCCGCGCCGACCGACGTGACGGTGACGCTCGTCGACGGCCTCGGGCGCACGGTGGTGGAGGCGCAGCGGGGAGCGCTCGGCGCGGGTGCGCAGACGGTGGCGCTCGACGCGTCGGGGCTGGTGCCGGGGGTGTACTTCGCGGCGGTGACGGTCGGTGGGGGGACGACGCCGGAGAGCCGTCGCGTGCTGCCGCTCACCGTGGCCCGCTGA
- a CDS encoding choice-of-anchor V domain-containing protein: MLRLLLVLVVAVLIVLFDAPRDAHSRSSGASAGVSGAPGDRTCASAGCHGDFELNSGTGSVTIEGPSEGYVAGAAYEFEVRVDNTTPGSPAPNQGFLVTARDEAGDPVGEFELVDAALTKFAAGGGTRYVTHTSAGISVSAWRVRWLAPNDAPARVTFYAAGNAANGNGWFDGDYIYTTATEVARSGVSADEQVPEVMVLDAVWPNPTRGAATLSFALAAPTDVTVTLVDGLGRTVVEAQRGALGAGAQTVALDASGLVPGVYFAAVTVGGGTTPESRRVLPLTVAR, encoded by the coding sequence ATGCTTCGTCTGCTCCTGGTTCTCGTCGTCGCCGTGCTCATCGTTCTGTTTGATGCGCCGAGGGATGCCCACTCACGCTCGTCGGGCGCGTCAGCAGGCGTGTCTGGAGCACCAGGCGATCGGACGTGCGCCTCAGCCGGGTGTCACGGCGATTTCGAACTCAACAGCGGCACCGGCAGCGTCACCATTGAGGGGCCGAGTGAGGGCTATGTCGCTGGGGCAGCCTACGAGTTCGAGGTGCGCGTGGACAACACGACGCCGGGCAGCCCCGCGCCCAACCAGGGCTTTCTCGTGACGGCCCGTGACGAGGCCGGGGACCCCGTCGGCGAATTCGAACTCGTCGATGCAGCGCTCACCAAGTTTGCGGCGGGTGGGGGGACACGCTACGTCACCCACACGAGTGCAGGCATCAGCGTTTCAGCGTGGCGGGTGCGCTGGCTTGCCCCAAACGATGCGCCCGCGCGGGTCACGTTCTACGCAGCGGGCAACGCGGCCAACGGCAACGGCTGGTTCGACGGAGACTACATCTACACGACCGCCACCGAGGTCGCGCGCAGCGGCGTGAGCGCCGACGAGCAGGTGCCAGAGGTGATGGTGCTCGACGCAGTATGGCCGAACCCGACGCGCGGGGCGGCGACGCTCTCGTTCGCGCTCGCCGCGCCGACCGACGTGACGGTGACGCTCGTCGACGGCCTCGGGCGTACGGTGGTGGAGGCGCAGCGGGGAGCGCTCGGCGCGGGGGCGCAGACGGTGGCGCTCGACGCGTCGGGGCTGGTGCCGGGGGTGTACTTCGCGGCGGTGACGGTCGGTGGGGGGACGACGCCGGAGAGCCGTCGCGTGCTGCCGCTCACCGTGGCCCGCTGA
- a CDS encoding 3-oxoacyl-ACP reductase, whose product MRLAEQTVLITGASRGLGAALARAFAREGARVVLNYYQSRDAALGVANEIADAGGVTFLAQADVRDADAVRRMVADAEAHFGTRVTTSVHNALIDYRFDPTTMPTASTITWEHYLRQLEGSVQGLLNVVQATLPAMTEAGDGRVIAIGSNLVQNPVVPYHDYTTGKAAMLGAVRNLAQDLGPQGITVNLVSGGLLRTTDASAATSDEVFGIIEATTPLRRVISPEEMADAVLFFASPWARAVTGQNLVVDGGLVKN is encoded by the coding sequence ATGCGCCTTGCCGAACAGACCGTCCTCATCACCGGAGCCAGCCGTGGCCTCGGAGCCGCCCTCGCGCGAGCGTTTGCCCGTGAAGGCGCGCGCGTGGTCCTGAACTACTACCAGAGCCGGGACGCCGCGCTGGGCGTTGCCAACGAGATCGCCGATGCAGGCGGAGTGACGTTCCTTGCTCAGGCCGACGTGCGTGATGCTGACGCCGTGCGTCGCATGGTCGCCGATGCTGAGGCACACTTCGGGACGCGCGTCACCACCAGCGTTCACAACGCGCTCATCGACTACCGCTTCGATCCCACGACGATGCCCACCGCGTCCACGATCACGTGGGAGCACTACCTCCGCCAACTCGAAGGCAGCGTCCAGGGCCTGCTCAACGTCGTCCAGGCCACGCTGCCCGCCATGACGGAGGCCGGCGACGGGCGCGTGATCGCCATCGGGTCAAACCTCGTCCAGAACCCGGTCGTGCCCTATCACGACTACACGACCGGCAAGGCGGCCATGCTCGGCGCTGTGCGCAACCTCGCGCAGGACCTCGGGCCGCAGGGCATCACGGTCAACCTCGTCTCGGGCGGCCTGCTCCGCACCACCGACGCCAGCGCAGCGACGAGCGACGAAGTGTTCGGCATCATCGAGGCGACGACGCCGCTACGCCGTGTGATCTCGCCGGAAGAAATGGCCGATGCCGTGCTTTTCTTTGCCTCTCCATGGGCACGCGCCGTGACGGGCCAGAATCTCGTGGTCGACGGCGGCCTGGTGAAAAACTGA
- a CDS encoding J domain-containing protein, translating into MPTTTIPNYYETLGVAERASAADIKKAYRRLAREYHPDRNPDNPEAEERFKEVQQAYDVLGDEERRKKYDRFRANPHAFGGFDPNSGANPFGGAGSPFGGQDVRFSRGPDGSIRFESTGGAAPNMEDLLASLFGGGSPFGGGGTPFSGSPFGDRGPFGNPRATGRTPRSPQATETRMRLTFDEALAGGKREVTLPGGETVRLTIPQGVADGTKIRLRGRGTPDTTGQRGDLFITFGVAASPRFRREGNDLHVAEPITSIEAMLGTERRIETAYGKAIKLRVPSGTQPGHRLRLRGQGVETAAATGDLYVTLDVTTPTLSDEARADLEAWAEKHGLRE; encoded by the coding sequence ATGCCTACGACTACGATCCCGAACTACTACGAGACGCTCGGCGTCGCGGAGCGCGCGTCGGCGGCGGACATCAAGAAAGCCTACCGCCGCCTCGCGCGGGAGTACCACCCCGACCGCAATCCAGACAACCCTGAGGCGGAGGAGCGCTTCAAGGAGGTCCAGCAGGCCTACGACGTCCTCGGCGACGAGGAGAGGCGCAAGAAGTACGACCGCTTCCGCGCCAACCCACATGCGTTCGGCGGCTTCGACCCAAACAGCGGAGCGAACCCGTTTGGCGGGGCGGGCAGTCCGTTCGGCGGGCAAGACGTGCGCTTCTCGCGCGGCCCCGATGGCTCCATCCGCTTCGAATCGACGGGCGGCGCGGCTCCGAACATGGAAGATCTGCTCGCCTCGCTCTTCGGCGGCGGGTCACCATTCGGTGGTGGCGGGACGCCCTTTAGCGGTAGCCCGTTCGGCGACCGAGGCCCATTTGGCAACCCGCGAGCGACTGGCCGGACGCCGCGCAGCCCGCAGGCCACCGAGACGCGCATGCGCCTCACGTTCGATGAGGCGCTCGCGGGCGGCAAGCGCGAGGTCACGCTGCCCGGTGGCGAGACGGTCCGGCTCACGATCCCGCAAGGCGTCGCCGACGGTACTAAGATCCGCCTGCGTGGCCGCGGCACCCCCGACACCACCGGCCAGCGCGGCGACCTCTTCATCACGTTCGGCGTGGCAGCCTCGCCCCGCTTCCGCCGCGAGGGCAACGACCTCCACGTCGCCGAGCCAATCACGAGCATCGAGGCCATGCTCGGCACAGAGCGCCGTATTGAAACGGCCTACGGCAAGGCGATCAAGCTGCGTGTGCCAAGTGGGACGCAGCCAGGCCACCGCCTCCGCCTCCGCGGCCAGGGTGTCGAAACGGCTGCGGCCACCGGCGATCTCTACGTCACCCTCGACGTGACCACGCCCACGCTCTCCGACGAAGCGCGCGCCGACCTCGAAGCCTGGGCTGAGAAGCACGGGCTGCGCGAATAG
- the pepE gene encoding dipeptidase PepE → MSRRLLLLSNSTLPGEPFLSWPADAIRAFLGDTVQHVLFVPFAGVRISFDDYSARVRERFADLGYALDSVHECPDPIGAVHGAEAIVVGGGNTFHLVAHLHRHGLVTEIASRVLDGTPYVGWSAGANVACPTLSTTNDMPIVEPASFAALNLVPFQINPHFTDAPIPNHGGETRSERIAEFVIANPARRVVGLPEGTGLLVESETVTLVGEASATLFSSAHPPRRLSPANLGVLLAEPVSDAPG, encoded by the coding sequence GTGTCTCGACGCCTCTTGCTGCTCAGCAACTCGACCCTCCCGGGTGAGCCGTTCCTGAGTTGGCCTGCCGATGCGATTCGCGCCTTCCTCGGAGATACCGTGCAGCACGTGCTGTTCGTCCCGTTCGCAGGCGTCCGCATCTCGTTCGATGACTACAGTGCGCGTGTCCGAGAGCGCTTCGCCGATCTCGGCTATGCACTCGACAGTGTTCATGAGTGCCCCGATCCCATCGGGGCGGTCCATGGCGCGGAAGCGATTGTCGTGGGAGGTGGCAACACCTTTCATCTCGTCGCGCACCTGCACCGGCATGGTCTCGTCACAGAGATTGCCTCGCGGGTATTAGACGGGACGCCGTATGTCGGCTGGAGCGCCGGGGCCAACGTGGCCTGCCCGACGCTCTCGACGACGAACGACATGCCCATCGTAGAGCCTGCAAGCTTTGCCGCGCTCAACCTTGTTCCTTTCCAGATCAATCCGCACTTCACCGACGCCCCGATCCCAAACCACGGCGGTGAGACCCGCTCCGAGCGCATCGCCGAGTTTGTGATCGCCAACCCGGCGCGCCGTGTGGTCGGCCTTCCCGAGGGCACCGGCCTCCTCGTCGAAAGCGAGACGGTCACACTCGTAGGGGAGGCAAGCGCCACGCTGTTTAGCTCTGCGCATCCGCCGCGGCGGCTCTCTCCCGCTAACCTCGGCGTGCTCCTCGCAGAACCCGTTTCTGACGCACCGGGCTGA
- a CDS encoding sigma-70 family RNA polymerase sigma factor, whose translation MAIPTIRTTSETSRRRPQRHTPAQRRAVLTEMTDEELMKLFQQGTVEAFDLLVGRYSERLSQYLYRFTKDMRRVEDLLQETFLRVYRNRHSYQPVARFSTWLYTIAGNLARSEYRKRKRRRTRSLQAQSRDGEEYELEIPDDTYAADIDAERDFQDQHIMAALSELPDKFREVVVLRDVQQLSYEEIADITGLPMGTVKSRINRGRTKLQGMLADIYPFSQN comes from the coding sequence GTGGCTATTCCCACCATCCGTACGACCTCTGAGACGTCGCGCCGCCGCCCGCAGCGACACACGCCCGCACAGCGCCGCGCCGTCCTCACCGAAATGACCGACGAGGAGTTGATGAAGCTCTTCCAGCAGGGCACCGTGGAGGCCTTCGACCTCCTCGTGGGCCGCTACTCGGAGCGCCTCTCGCAGTACCTCTATCGGTTCACCAAGGACATGCGCCGCGTGGAAGACCTCCTCCAGGAGACCTTCCTCCGCGTCTACCGCAACCGTCACTCCTACCAGCCGGTCGCGCGCTTCTCGACGTGGCTCTACACGATCGCGGGCAACCTCGCGCGCTCTGAGTACCGCAAGCGCAAGCGCCGCCGCACGCGCTCGCTGCAGGCGCAGAGCCGCGACGGGGAGGAGTACGAACTCGAAATCCCCGACGACACCTACGCCGCCGACATCGACGCGGAGCGTGACTTCCAGGACCAGCACATCATGGCGGCCCTGAGCGAGCTTCCCGACAAGTTCCGCGAGGTCGTCGTGCTGCGCGATGTGCAGCAGCTCTCCTACGAGGAGATCGCCGACATCACGGGCCTCCCGATGGGCACGGTGAAGAGCCGCATCAACCGCGGTCGCACCAAGCTCCAGGGTATGCTCGCGGACATCTACCCGTTCTCGCAGAACTAG
- a CDS encoding glycoside hydrolase family 2 TIM barrel-domain containing protein, with the protein MRSRLLLVLVLPVALFAACGTPGLPAPNPLFEGPPVVKAVQTDGRYQLTVDGAPFFVNGAGLEFGDIDRLASHGANSFRTWRMDNGRNTAEEILDRAFGAGLMVTMGLEIAREREGEGRGIFGFDYDDEAAVAEQLERIRGEVERLKDHPALLMWGIGNELNLGATNPKVWDAVGGIAAMIEEVDPNHPTTTMLAGLSKDLATEIKTRAPALDILSVQFYGAIGELPRYIEESGWDGPLMVTEWGATGHWEVATTPWGAPIENNSTVKADLYGERYRTAIATDTTQILGSYVFLWGQKQERTPTWYGMFMPSGEKTESVDVMQQIWTGAWPENRAPRLASFTFDGRTAEDGITMQAGQSYEAAVAVTDPDDDSLRYEWQVLAESQAISEGGDDEDVPPAILDIIGGEGTSVTVTAPAEPGAYRLFVNIYDQQGSAAHANIPFLVEGT; encoded by the coding sequence ATGCGTTCTCGTCTCCTCCTCGTGCTCGTTCTTCCTGTGGCGCTTTTTGCGGCGTGCGGCACGCCTGGCCTGCCCGCACCCAACCCCCTCTTCGAAGGCCCTCCCGTGGTGAAGGCCGTGCAGACCGACGGGCGCTACCAGCTCACCGTGGACGGCGCACCGTTCTTCGTCAACGGCGCAGGGTTGGAGTTCGGCGATATCGACCGGCTGGCCTCGCACGGGGCGAACTCGTTCCGCACGTGGCGCATGGACAACGGGCGCAACACCGCCGAGGAGATCCTCGACCGCGCCTTCGGGGCGGGCCTGATGGTGACGATGGGCCTCGAAATCGCTCGCGAGCGCGAAGGCGAGGGCCGCGGCATCTTCGGCTTCGACTACGACGACGAGGCGGCCGTCGCTGAGCAACTCGAACGCATCCGCGGCGAGGTGGAGCGCCTCAAGGACCACCCGGCGCTGCTCATGTGGGGCATCGGCAACGAGCTCAACCTCGGCGCGACCAACCCGAAGGTGTGGGACGCCGTCGGTGGCATCGCCGCGATGATCGAGGAGGTGGACCCGAACCACCCGACCACGACCATGCTGGCGGGCCTGAGCAAAGACCTCGCCACCGAGATCAAGACCCGCGCCCCGGCGCTCGACATCCTCTCGGTCCAGTTCTATGGCGCCATCGGCGAGCTGCCGCGCTACATCGAGGAGTCCGGCTGGGACGGCCCGCTCATGGTCACCGAGTGGGGCGCGACGGGCCACTGGGAAGTCGCCACAACGCCCTGGGGCGCGCCCATCGAGAACAACAGCACCGTCAAGGCCGACCTCTACGGCGAGCGCTACCGCACCGCCATCGCCACCGACACGACGCAGATCCTAGGATCCTACGTCTTCCTCTGGGGCCAGAAGCAGGAGCGCACCCCGACGTGGTACGGCATGTTCATGCCGAGCGGCGAGAAGACCGAGTCCGTGGACGTGATGCAGCAGATCTGGACCGGCGCGTGGCCTGAGAACCGCGCCCCGCGCCTGGCGTCGTTCACCTTCGACGGGCGGACCGCCGAGGACGGGATCACCATGCAGGCTGGGCAGTCGTATGAAGCCGCGGTCGCCGTCACCGACCCGGACGACGATTCTCTGCGCTACGAGTGGCAGGTGCTCGCCGAGAGCCAAGCCATCAGCGAAGGCGGCGACGACGAGGACGTACCGCCCGCCATCCTGGACATCATCGGCGGCGAGGGCACTTCGGTGACCGTGACGGCTCCGGCCGAGCCCGGGGCCTACCGACTATTTGTAAACATTTATGACCAGCAAGGAAGCGCCGCTCATGCCAACATCCCGTTCCTCGTCGAAGGCACCTAG
- a CDS encoding sugar porter family MFS transporter produces MSGASPTPSSSPPSSMDVNRLYVTRVALTVALGGFLMGFDASVISGVVGFIETEFSLTKAQLGFSVASLTLTSTLAMMLAGPLADRFGRKPILFAAAILYAISAIGSALAPSFATLVIARMIGGIGVGASLIIAPMYIAELAPPHMRGQMVSFNQLNIVIGITVAFFTNYLILQLADSSAGWALSLGIAGNEWRWMLGLEMLPAILYFFGLFFVPSSPRWLLMQGRRDEALPVMQMAIGNVAAIQELDEIQESMSEDREGRAEALAEVQRRLAAGDSLLRIRVGQLVNRLGQLFSPSLRLVLTIGIVIGVIQQATGINAVFFYAPTIFEQSGIGTDAAFVQAILVGVINLVFTLLAIMVIDRLGRRPLLIGGLVGITLSMCLLAYGFGQATYTLTPAATEIVEDASLAPSIAPLIGQTYESDVAFKAALTEAIGREEATRYESEFLTDAVALSPMLILIGILGFVASFAMSLGPVMWVLFSELFPAWIRGIAISFVGFINSIVSYTVQQIFPVELAALGAATTFAIFGVIALLGLVFVYFVVPETKGKSLEELEAELVR; encoded by the coding sequence ATGTCCGGAGCCTCTCCCACCCCGTCGTCTTCTCCTCCCTCGTCGATGGACGTCAATCGTCTCTACGTCACCCGCGTTGCCCTGACCGTCGCGCTCGGCGGCTTTCTGATGGGCTTCGACGCCTCGGTCATCTCCGGCGTCGTGGGCTTCATCGAGACGGAGTTCAGCCTCACGAAGGCGCAGTTGGGCTTCTCCGTGGCTTCGCTCACGCTCACCTCCACGCTCGCGATGATGCTCGCGGGCCCGCTGGCCGACCGCTTCGGACGCAAGCCGATTCTTTTCGCGGCCGCCATTCTCTATGCCATATCAGCGATCGGTTCAGCGCTCGCGCCCTCGTTTGCAACCCTCGTGATCGCTCGCATGATCGGCGGCATCGGGGTGGGAGCGTCCCTCATCATCGCGCCGATGTACATCGCCGAGCTCGCGCCGCCGCACATGCGCGGCCAGATGGTGTCGTTCAACCAGCTCAACATCGTGATCGGCATCACGGTGGCGTTCTTCACGAACTACCTCATCCTTCAGCTCGCCGACTCGTCGGCCGGCTGGGCGCTGTCGCTCGGGATCGCAGGCAACGAGTGGCGCTGGATGTTGGGCCTAGAGATGCTACCAGCCATCCTCTACTTCTTCGGCCTCTTCTTCGTCCCCTCCAGCCCGCGCTGGCTGCTGATGCAGGGCCGGCGCGACGAAGCACTACCCGTCATGCAAATGGCCATCGGCAACGTGGCCGCCATCCAGGAACTCGATGAGATCCAGGAGAGCATGTCCGAGGATCGGGAAGGGCGGGCCGAGGCCCTGGCGGAGGTCCAGCGGCGCCTCGCAGCAGGAGACTCGCTGCTGCGCATTCGGGTCGGTCAGCTTGTGAACCGGCTCGGCCAGTTGTTCTCGCCCTCACTCCGGCTCGTGCTGACGATCGGCATCGTGATCGGCGTGATCCAGCAGGCGACCGGCATCAATGCCGTGTTTTTCTACGCTCCGACCATCTTCGAGCAGTCCGGCATTGGAACGGATGCGGCGTTCGTGCAGGCCATCCTCGTGGGCGTGATCAACCTGGTGTTTACGCTTCTCGCCATCATGGTGATCGATCGGCTTGGCCGCCGCCCCCTGCTCATCGGCGGGCTCGTCGGAATCACGCTGTCCATGTGCCTCCTCGCCTACGGCTTTGGTCAGGCGACCTACACGCTCACGCCCGCCGCCACAGAAATTGTCGAGGATGCGAGCCTGGCCCCAAGCATCGCGCCGCTGATCGGCCAGACCTACGAGAGCGACGTGGCATTTAAGGCGGCACTCACCGAGGCCATCGGGCGCGAGGAAGCAACCCGCTACGAGTCCGAGTTCCTCACCGACGCCGTTGCTCTGAGCCCGATGCTGATCCTGATTGGCATCCTCGGATTCGTGGCCTCCTTCGCGATGTCGCTCGGCCCAGTCATGTGGGTGCTCTTCTCCGAGTTGTTTCCTGCCTGGATTCGCGGCATAGCCATCTCGTTCGTCGGCTTTATCAACTCTATCGTGAGCTACACCGTGCAGCAGATCTTTCCCGTCGAGTTAGCTGCGCTCGGGGCTGCGACCACGTTTGCCATCTTCGGGGTCATCGCGTTGCTCGGGCTCGTGTTCGTGTACTTCGTGGTGCCAGAAACAAAGGGCAAGTCACTCGAAGAACTCGAGGCCGAGTTGGTCCGGTAG